The following DNA comes from Ascaphus truei isolate aAscTru1 chromosome 1, aAscTru1.hap1, whole genome shotgun sequence.
TCCTCCCCATTCCTTTGAGTTCCCTGTCCATCGTCCTCTTCCCTTTTTCTTCTATAGGGGTCTTTTCTTTTACACTTAAGAGGGACTGTATCAGTTATCTGAGGGGCTTCTGGAACAACTATCCTAGATGGTCTGGTGTCCAGGTTCTCCTCATCCCAGTGCTGCTTGGCCCTCCAGCCGTCCTCCAACCAGTTAAAAAATACCAAGCATATACTTTTTAGGCAACCTTAAATACCTCTGAATGACTTGATGTTTCATGGCCATATAACATTTCCAATAATCTTGGGACTCTTTTTTCTTCGTTACCACCACCTCAATAACATTGAAATATGTGTATCAACTTGTTGAGTGGTCTTTAAATCAACCAATTCTTTATTGGTCCTTCTAGGGCTGCATTCCAGGCTGAAACAACATTTATTTTGGCTTGGTTGGTCTAGCATCCAGCCTTTTTTTGCTCTCCCAACTCTGGGCATCTTGAATCAGGattttaatgtatttaatgttattgCCAACAGGCCGTTTAAAAACACCAATTATTTCCATAGCCTATATATTTGTTCTTAAATCATAGGGAGAATCTGTTCCTacaggggtaagggaagtaccttggaTCAGAGAGATCTTTGGGAAGGGGCCAGAAGAAGgtgcctgtctcccccccccccccccccgcaacattGCGCCCCCTTATTCCACTGTTTTTCCCTTGTCTCCACCAGCCCTCTCCCTTACCCCGTCTCCCTTTCTATATGTGTTTTCCCCTTTAGTACACGTGTGTGCCTCACGATCTGCTTTTGCTTTGATATACAGTAGTTTGTATAATTTCTTCACATTTAGTTTACGTATATTGTTTGTAATGCCTTGTATTTACTACGGTATTTCCGTAAAATTACTTTCTGGCATATTACCCGTTTTTTTTATTCAttactgagtgctgggaactaaCCCCATAGTTTTTGGTTATAATTTGGGAGGGGGTAAGggtccctccttgttcctgtgcaCCACATTCACATTTGTCATTCATACATTTTCATCATTAGGTGCTGTTTAATTTATATACTTTCAGCATTTTAATGTAGTTTTCCAGGGTGATATACAGTCTGATAATTAAACATGTCTAGCCGTTTAAGCCATCATGAAGCCAATTGACCCTCCGGTTGATGAAAATTGCGAATCCATTTAAGTGAGCTGTGGCAGGTTCTTAATGTGAAATGTTTCCCGAGTAGCAAATGACAAAAATATTGCATAAACTAACAGCTAGGATTTCTTTCTGTGTAGTGGTGTATTTCCTCTCAGCCTTAGTCAGTGATAAGCTAGCGCATTTACATGTGTAGCATAGCCTCCGGCTGCTACCCCTTCCTTTGGTCCCTATCAGTATAAGTCCTGCTTGGGACAGGCAATAGAGGGGTTAAATCCTCATGAAGGCCTAGTTTGCTATTGCATATAGAAGACATTTTCGTGGTATGAGCGCTCTAGCGCCGGATCCATATAGCACATATATTTGCAATAATGAAGATTAGTCAAAGGCACAGGTTTAGGGGCTGGTAATGATGAGGCAACTCCCAGGTGGTATGAAGTCCTTATAAAAGACAAATATTCCCTGAAGGAACTGAGTAAGGGGGTTGTAACCCACTCCTCATAATCTCATTAGGATTGTCCCTGGACCTCTACTGAACCACATAGGTtgtttaaataaagatatactcaCATATCTAGGATGGCCCCATCCTGTTTTCTTTGTAAAGCGTGCTGCTACTGGTAGAAAGTCAGGATGAACAACACAGGAAATATAGCGCACAGCCAGTAGAGTGGGTCAAAAAGTAGTATAAAAAATTAATTCTTTATTGGTCCGTTAAAAAAAACGGAGGTGTAACAggcctcctacgtgtttcgtgcgcATTGCCCTTTTTGCTATTGCTATTGTAGCCTTGGATACACTTACTGTATCCAAGGGCGAGCCTAGCAACAACCTTACGGTGTCAGTCTGGAGGAGTATATTGGCTGGGTCACATGAGGTTTATGTgacacctgtcagtatcagacctgccttGTTATGGGACAGGGTTACAATCCCAACCCCAAGGGGTAAGtactggcactctcccagaaatcattgtgtctctttcatccccctgtGGAGTGGACAATGACTACCCTGTATCCCAGTaggggatacaggaggagcaCTAGAAGGAAAcctagatgggcctcaagccttaaggtAACCTTACAGGGAATGGGACTGCTGTAAGACCTGGAATATGTAATAAACATCCATTGAACCATATGCTTGTGTGATTCACTGCCTTGGGATAAAGAAGTGTCAGCATGGATCCATCCTGCAGACccaggatcctcgctgactggaggcACTGTCAACAGAGAATGAAGCacccccaaaagcctgtcctgattctccccacaccatcacggagcaactcagagccctcctgttgcctcacAGGTAAGCACAGCACTAGGAAACATACTGGTAGCGACCcaatctcacagagggtgggggtaaaggtgcTACACGTGTTATTTTCCATCCTAGATTTGAGAAAGAAGGGCCCAAGTCCATTATCACTGTTATCAGTGTCCAAAATAAAGTGCAGTTGTGGATCTGGGTAGGTCAAAATAGGTGCAGAGAGAAGACGTTTTTTCAACTCTAAGAAAGAAAGCCTCCTGGCAAACTTTAGACATGCATCATGTCTTCGGATCTCTGGCCAGGCCCAGCTGCCGGTGCTCACGCAGCCAGGCCCCAGCTATccttcagctgcaggcctcttccacTCTGTCCCACGTGTTGGAGCGCTGGTGTGCGCAGTGGACCCCCTTCTGCTACCGCGCACCGGAATCTGAGCCACAGAGGTCCATCGTGCACCGGAGTTGGTCAAGCTTGGCGTAGGACATAGTGATAGAGGCCTACAGTGGAAGGAGAGCATCAGCAGCTGGGCCTGGCCAGGCCCCCCGCAGACTCCAggcccgggacacctgtcccttctgcccccccttgtCGGCGGCCCTGATCATTAGTATTAACAACTATAGTTACTGACCAAAAACGTAACTTAATCTAgcattagtgagctttgaagaaaCAAGGCGTTATCTTATATTAGCACCTCGTTAAGTCAAGGCTAAGACCCGGTGCACACGCCGGCGTGCCCACCTTGcgtcctggcggcgcgtgcaaggCACTTCACCTTGATCTGCGGTCTGAAGGGAGTTTTTTTGtgtgcggggggcgtggccattatgGAGGGGGGGCATTCCTCTCTCCCATGCCACTCTCCCCTGTGGCTGTAAGGTGCTGTGAAAAAGTAAGTTATAGATATTTGGCCTCTCCCCCCGTGCCACTTTtcgttcccccccttccccccaccccaccatccCTCTCCCCGGTccactctccctcctgtcagtcagtctctctctaccccttgtgccgctctcccccccagtgtctgtctctccacccatcagtttttctgattggctccctgccacaccacgtgatgtgtcacagcacgggaacacaatcctgttgtagccccttctggctgacgcgtcacagtgcgcagtgagcctgggagcgaggagggactggggacAGCTAaggagcaggtaaggggctggtgggaggcgcgcACGCCACcggctgcagcggggacctagccttagtctgcccattttcctatcaaTTGTAAACGCTTAGACCCTACTTGACCCCTAGCCGTATGTCCCATGCCtcaagcattttttttaattcccttactgtattagtctCAATAACCTATGTTGTGAGGCTattccaccaaaaaaaaaaaatgtacatttaaacagtaaacattttaattaaagtgcacagtatcacatttcaggAGCTCTTGCAGAAAGCAAGTGTGCTCAAGATTATACATAGTGTATTTCCCACCCATATGCATTTTCTACACACAAATTCAGGCCCTCCAGATGTCTCATTAAAAGAAGCCACAGCACCCCACTGCTTATTCTCATATTTGTGAATAGGTTGTTAACTAATAGTGACAACTACATCtgaattaaaatatatacagtatattattttagGGGATCTCTCAAGTTTGCAGGTCGCAATCCCAAAGGAAAAAATAGCATCAGATTtgttaaaagataaaaaaaaatatatatatatatatatatatatatatatatatatatatatattattattattattattgggcatatttgcctggtgcaatttcttgccacatctatcagggctgcagcaatttaggtgtagtgtgtgaagggcgctgtctataatttctgtcactttaatatatatatatatatatatatatatatatatatatatatatatatatatatatatatatatatatatatatatatatatatataaattgttttgaatgaaagggaagattttttttagaaatattttCCCCCAGTTTTGCACTACAGCTACTgtactttaataaataaataaatatcctcaTTAGTTTGAATGTATTGAGCTACTTTGCACCTACTGTATATTGCCCACTTGCATTTTGGGATGTGTCAATAGTTTAGGAGAATgtggttttaatttttttactgtGTCAAATTCTCAACCTTGTGAGCAGTGCAGTGAATATCTGCATTTGACTTGGTTCCATGAACAAACATAATAGTGATCTCTTCAGGATCTTAACACTTCTTCCCATGGTTAGATGAAGATGTGTTATACTGGTCATAATAGGAGGAGAAAGCAAACCAGAGCCCTCACCCGAGAGTCCAAGTTGTATGCTGTCTTCTTTAAGTCCTGTAGAGCTCTCTGCATAAATTCAAATGCATGACAATCCACACATGGACGAGCTGGAAAAAAGATGTGATGAAATGTCAAGCTTTTATTTGGAATAGAAATGTAGTGACGATTGAACCTTCGCTCCCTCTCCCAAGCAGGGAAAGCCTAATTCTGGAGAAGACAGAACATGCTGCCTTGGTACCCAGGAATTGAAAAGCCAAACCTCCCACCTACTATCAGTCAACTGGTTTCACTTAGTTTCAAAAAGTTTTGCAATCTTGTTTATAAATGTGTACTAAATATGTAACTGAAACCGCAATCACCAATCAGGTACTGAAACCGCAATTATTATAAATGTGTAACGGTGTTTTTCTGGATTCTGGGTCTATGAAAGTTCCAGATGAAATCTGTGATTGATTTCTCATGATCGATAATGTAAGTTACGGGAACTTATGAAAGTTCCAGATGAAATCTGTGATTGATTTCTCATGATCGATAATGTAAGTTACGGGAACTGACACAGGCAGTACTTGGAACAGGTAGAGGATCCTAAGTAAGAGATTCATTTTAACAGAGGTTACCCTCCCAGACCATGGAAGAGGGAACGGCCTCCACGTTTCCAGGTCTGCTTTGAGTAGGAGGGTTAGTTTAAACCAAAATTATTACCGTAGCGTATGGATATGTGTACGGCAGGTATTTGATGCTATCTTCCTTCCATTTCATGGTGTATTGCTTTTCTAAGTTAGTTAGAGAGTCCTCCAGGAGATGCAGGCCTAGGACCTCAGATTTCAAGCCATTAACCTTAAAGTGGGAAACTACCCCGAAGTTATGTATTTCTTTGGAGACCTCGGCTATCAAGTTTTCTGGGTCAATTAGGGACAGATTTAGCAAATTTTATATTCTCTTTCATTTATAGTTACCCCCCTAATTTTTTCGTTTGATCTGATTATGGATGCTAGGGCTTTCCCTTATTTTAAAGTCAAAAATattatggcccatatttattaGGCAGTAATATACCATGTGACACCATTTGGGCCCTTCAAGTGACTGGGCTGTAAGGTGTTTACCAGCAATGGAAGGTGTCTCATGACTAAGCGCTGCTCAGTAGATATGGGCCTATGTGCAGATGACCATGTCAGACTTTAATGGGATTCTTTGTATTTATCCTACAACTGTTACTTTCAGAGAATGTGTTGCAGGTTTCCACACGCACGAGTTAAGAGATACATTTCGGGCAAACATCCTTACTGTGGAATACACCACATACTTTCAGCTGGAACGACACTCCCCGAGTCTGGATGTGCACCAACCAGCTTCCCACTGATCATAGAAACCATTGAAGTAGCTAAGATCACCAAGCAGACAAGTCTTGTGGCACCAAGCATCGCCATCATTATCTTAAATAATTCAAAACCTCCTAggaaaaagaaataaagagaAACAGCATGTACATAGTTTTTTTGCAGTCTGATTGTTTAGGGTATTAGTTGTTTAAATATGTAATGTACATATCTGCCTGTGCCTGGTTCGCTAATTTTAGATAATAATTACCTCCCGTCTGTAATTGACCCCTTGCTTACCTTTGGGATAGTGCGGTAGCCTTGACAGTCTGGCTGGCTGAACGGATGTGACATACTGAGCATGCCTGTCCCTTTTCTCCTTCCTTGCTGATTGGGGTCATTGCTATGGTGAAGTCCTGCAGTAACATATGAGAGAGCACAGCTGGCAAACAGCTGGATTTAAAGTGGCACTGATCTATCACAAGGCTCTAATTGTCATGCTTTCTTTTCAGCGCTGTTGGTCCAGATTAAAGAAGCAAACCATGAGGCACACCTA
Coding sequences within:
- the NICOL1 gene encoding NELL2-interacting cell ontogeny regulator 1, giving the protein MMAMLGATRLVCLVILATSMVSMISGKLVGAHPDSGSVVPAETRPCVDCHAFEFMQRALQDLKKTAYNLDSRTETLLLRAEERGLCDCRPGIP